The Halotia branconii CENA392 region CATTAATTATTTTCGTTTTGTTTACAATGTCTTAGAGTTATTGACAAGGCTTTTGTGTTAAAATATTGAAGCTTTTTTGCATTTTTTGCCTGGGACGGTTTCAACCCCACTGTTCACAACAATTTTGATCACCATCAGTTACAGTATTAGCCAGACTTTTATTCTAGAAGCTATTCATAAGTGATTAGAGATTCACATTGCAAATAATAAAGTATTTATACTTAATAAACAAATTAACTTAAAATTGAGGCAATTCATTCAAAAAACATATAGGGTTATATCCCCTATATAAACTTCTCATAAGATTGACCTACAGTCGCCATTAAGGCTTTTGTGTTAGAATTTTGGTGTGTTTTGACTTTTTTGCCCTTGGGCGACTTCAACCCCACGCATCAGGAGAATTTTCATGACGAGCAGTTACAGTGCCGATCAGATTCAAGTTCTGGAAGGTCTGGAAGCCGTCCGCAAACGACCAGGGATGTACATTGGTACTACTGGGCCGCGAGGACTCCACCATTTAGTTTATGAGGTAGTAGATAACTCTATTGATGAAGCTTTAGCGGGTCACTGCACTCATATAGAGGTGGATATCAATGCTGATGGTTCCGTGACTGTAATAGATGATGGTCGGGGGATTCCTACCGATACTCACTCGCGAACGGGAAAATCGGCTTTAGAAACTGTATTAACCGTATTGCACGCTGGAGGAAAGTTTGGCGGTGGTGGTTACAAAGTTTCTGGAGGATTGCACGGGGTTGGTATTTCTGTAGTTAATGCCCTGTCTGAGGTGGTGGAAGTCACAGTTTGGCGAGACAAAAAAGTTCACGTCCAGCGTTACGAACGTGGTTTACCAGTTACAGAACTGCAAGTTAAACCTGAAAAAGAGGGAAGAACCGGAACTTCTGTCAGATTTAAGCCTGATACTCAAATTTTTACTAACGGCATTGAATTTGATTACATCACCTTAGCAGGTCGTCTGCGGGAGTTGGCGTATTTAAACGCAGGTGTCAAAATTACCTTTACCGACCATCGTTTAGAACTGCTCAAAAGTGATACACCCAAGGTAGAAAGCTACGAATACAAGGGTGGTATCAAAGAGTATATTGCTTACATGAACCGTGAAAAGCAGCCACTGCACGAAGAAATTATTTATGTGCAAGGGGAACGTAACAACGTACAGGTGGAAGTTTCCTTGCAGTGGTGTACAGATGCTTACACAGATAATGTGCTGGGTTTTGCTAATAATATTCGCACCATTGATGGTGGTACACACTTAGAAGGTTTAAAAGCGGTTCTGACTCGGACATTAAATGCGATCGCCCGCAAGCGCAATAAAATTAAAGAAAGTGAATCTAACCTTAGTGGTGAACACGTCCGCGAAGGTTTGACAGCAGTAATTTCTGTCAAAGTCCCAGATCCGGAATTTGAAGGACAAACTAAAACTAAACTTGGTAACACCGAAGTCCGGGGGATTGTTGACTCTCTAGTAGGAGAAGTTTTAACTGAGTATTTAGAATTTCATCCTGGTATAGCAGACTCGATCTTAGATAAAGCTATCCAAGCCTTTAAAGCCGCAGAAGCAGCCCGTCATGCACGGGAATTGGTACGGCGAAAATCAGTGCTGGAATCTTCGCCATTACCTGGGAAGTTGGCAGATTGTAGTTCTCGTGACCCTGGCGAATCGGAAATTTATATTGTGGAA contains the following coding sequences:
- the gyrB gene encoding DNA topoisomerase (ATP-hydrolyzing) subunit B, which translates into the protein MTSSYSADQIQVLEGLEAVRKRPGMYIGTTGPRGLHHLVYEVVDNSIDEALAGHCTHIEVDINADGSVTVIDDGRGIPTDTHSRTGKSALETVLTVLHAGGKFGGGGYKVSGGLHGVGISVVNALSEVVEVTVWRDKKVHVQRYERGLPVTELQVKPEKEGRTGTSVRFKPDTQIFTNGIEFDYITLAGRLRELAYLNAGVKITFTDHRLELLKSDTPKVESYEYKGGIKEYIAYMNREKQPLHEEIIYVQGERNNVQVEVSLQWCTDAYTDNVLGFANNIRTIDGGTHLEGLKAVLTRTLNAIARKRNKIKESESNLSGEHVREGLTAVISVKVPDPEFEGQTKTKLGNTEVRGIVDSLVGEVLTEYLEFHPGIADSILDKAIQAFKAAEAARHARELVRRKSVLESSPLPGKLADCSSRDPGESEIYIVEGDSAGGSAKQGRDRRTQAILPLRGKILNIEKTDDAKIYKNNEVQSLITALGLGVKGEEFDASQLRYHRIVIMTDADVDGAHIRTLLLTFFYRYQRSLIEQGFIYIACPPLYKLERGRSEPKYCYSDRELQQEIAKFPSNANYSIQRFKGLGEMMPQQLWETTMNPETRTLKQVEIEDAAEADRIFTILMGDRVAPRREFIETYGSKLNFTDLDI